Proteins encoded together in one Penaeus vannamei isolate JL-2024 chromosome 9, ASM4276789v1, whole genome shotgun sequence window:
- the LOC113825519 gene encoding cuticle protein 21, which translates to MFSVQVPVLLAVVAAAVAKPAQLGHGHGINIHHAGTHHHGVDVHHGTPIYTPDSHHGGVAHHTVEVHHEAAVVPVAHPVPVPHPVPVVQHVPVAHPVPVPVHPSAPAHYSFNYGVQDDYKGANFGHAESRDGYNTEGVYYVHLPDGRLQTVKYYVDEHGYHPEVSYKGVAHHDTGIVHH; encoded by the exons ATGTTCTCCGTTCAG GTTCCTGTCCTTCTGGCTGTGGTGGCCGCGGCGGTGGCCAAACCCGCACAATTAGGTCACGGCCATGGCATTAACATCCACCATGCCGGCACCCACCACCATGGAGTGGACGTACACCATGGGACTCCTATCTACACCCCTGACAGTCACCATGGAGGCGTAGCTCACCATACCGTCGAGGTCCACCATGAGGCCGCCGTTGTGCCCGTCGCTCACCCCGTCCCTGTGCCTCACCCCGTTCCCGTTGTTCAGCACGTCCCTGTTGCTCATCCCGTTCCTGTTCCTGTGCATCCCAGC GCTCCAGCTCACTACAGCTTCAACTACGGCGTCCAGGATGACTACAAGGGCGCCAACTTCGGCCACGCTGAATCTCGCGACGGCTACAACACCGAGGGCGTGTATTACGTCCACCTCCCCGACGGGCGGCTCCAGACGGTCAAGTACTACGTGGACGAACACGGCTACCATCCCGAAGTCAGCTACAAGGGCGTCGCACACCACGATACCGGAATTGTACACCACTAA